Proteins encoded by one window of Pseudomonas sp. PSKL.D1:
- a CDS encoding LamB/YcsF family protein — translation MKIIDLNSDMGESFGPYTMGDDAALLKIVTSANVACGFHAGDPLVMRDTVTKAIAEGVDIGAHPGFMDLWGFGRRQIPGQKPEDVEQIIAYQIGALQAVAKMHGGKVTHFKAHGALGNMAAIDEGLSQAIVNAVLRVDESLTFVIPPYSLTEQVAERAGLKIAREVFADRAYDDSGYLLSRKLEGAVIHDAELAAQRVLEMIETQSITTVSGKRMPVQIDSICVHGDSPESVEMASKVKAVLVEHGWLLRPLSQNPKFS, via the coding sequence ATGAAAATCATCGATCTCAACTCGGATATGGGCGAAAGCTTTGGTCCTTACACCATGGGCGATGACGCCGCACTTCTGAAGATCGTGACTTCTGCGAACGTCGCTTGTGGCTTCCACGCGGGTGATCCACTTGTCATGCGAGACACGGTTACGAAGGCAATCGCAGAAGGGGTGGATATCGGTGCTCACCCAGGGTTCATGGATTTATGGGGTTTTGGTCGTCGGCAGATACCTGGACAGAAGCCGGAGGATGTAGAGCAGATCATCGCTTACCAGATAGGCGCACTCCAAGCAGTGGCCAAGATGCATGGGGGTAAGGTCACTCACTTCAAGGCTCACGGGGCGCTCGGGAACATGGCGGCCATTGACGAGGGCTTATCTCAAGCCATTGTGAATGCCGTGCTTCGGGTAGATGAAAGCCTTACCTTCGTCATCCCGCCTTATAGTTTGACCGAGCAAGTAGCTGAGCGAGCCGGCTTGAAGATTGCGAGGGAAGTCTTCGCAGATCGCGCTTACGATGACAGTGGTTATCTACTGTCAAGGAAACTGGAGGGAGCGGTAATCCATGATGCGGAGCTAGCTGCCCAACGTGTTTTGGAAATGATAGAAACCCAGAGCATTACTACCGTCAGCGGAAAGCGGATGCCAGTGCAAATCGACAGCATCTGCGTTCACGGCGATTCCCCTGAGTCGGTTGAGATGGCATCGAAAGTGAAAGCTGTTTTAGTTGAGCACGGTTGGCTGCTGCGGCCATTGAGTCAAAATCCAAAATTCAGCTAG
- a CDS encoding acetyl-CoA carboxylase biotin carboxyl carrier protein, which translates to MPMNLTDIEELCRHFAKSGMNELEVEGPGFSIRVEKAAGPSLPAVAIAPVLSSTANAVEESVQTITSPGFGLFLPFHPSAPSESLKAGDHFEAGKVIAFLKVGELLFPVTCDVGGVVAEVIAKPLATVGYAAPLVSVFTERNHS; encoded by the coding sequence ATGCCGATGAATCTAACGGATATTGAAGAGCTCTGCCGTCATTTCGCTAAGAGCGGTATGAACGAGTTAGAGGTGGAAGGTCCCGGTTTCTCAATACGGGTGGAAAAGGCGGCAGGGCCTTCTCTGCCCGCCGTTGCGATTGCGCCAGTGCTGAGCTCAACGGCCAACGCTGTAGAGGAATCGGTGCAGACAATCACAAGCCCGGGGTTCGGTTTATTCCTACCATTTCACCCATCCGCCCCTAGCGAATCGCTAAAGGCTGGTGATCATTTCGAAGCCGGAAAAGTAATTGCTTTCCTTAAGGTCGGCGAGCTGCTGTTCCCCGTCACCTGTGATGTGGGCGGCGTCGTAGCTGAAGTAATCGCCAAGCCCTTGGCGACTGTGGGCTACGCCGCTCCATTAGTCAGCGTTTTCACCGAAAGGAACCACTCATGA
- a CDS encoding 5-oxoprolinase subunit C family protein: MIEVVKCMPGTTVQDNGRSGYRRIGVGTAGALDQLALSVGNVLLGNDQSAPAIEILICPFEIRFGADCRFSVTGAAAKASLDGLVLPPWWCTQARKGQVLRLSGSPTGGIAYLCLQGGVSVHQVLHSSSTDLKGAFGGYEGRMLKTGDVLHFGQARGVPTTSSFGACPPERELLKSLRFMPGFEFEQLTSNARREFWSTEWTVSRQSNRIGYGLVGPVLDLGKNVELLSYAFLPGLMQLPPNGQPIVMLADAQTSGGYPRLGTVIESDLRLLAHSAAGTQVRLVECSVEEAAAAESADANYLTAVKRMREVICR; this comes from the coding sequence ATGATCGAAGTTGTGAAATGCATGCCGGGCACCACTGTCCAGGATAACGGGCGCTCAGGATATCGGCGTATAGGTGTAGGGACGGCTGGCGCATTGGATCAGCTGGCTTTGTCGGTAGGTAACGTTCTGTTGGGCAACGATCAAAGCGCGCCCGCCATAGAGATTTTGATCTGTCCGTTCGAGATCCGGTTCGGGGCCGATTGCAGATTTTCCGTAACCGGCGCAGCAGCAAAGGCTTCCTTGGACGGCTTAGTGTTGCCGCCTTGGTGGTGCACCCAGGCCCGCAAGGGCCAAGTGTTGCGCCTGTCGGGAAGCCCAACAGGCGGCATTGCATATCTTTGCCTCCAGGGAGGAGTGTCGGTTCATCAAGTCCTGCACTCGTCCAGCACCGATCTGAAGGGTGCCTTCGGAGGATATGAGGGCCGAATGCTCAAGACTGGTGATGTACTTCACTTTGGACAAGCCAGAGGTGTACCAACAACCAGCAGCTTCGGCGCCTGCCCACCTGAGCGAGAGCTTCTGAAGAGCTTAAGATTTATGCCTGGCTTCGAGTTCGAGCAGCTGACGTCAAATGCTCGTCGAGAGTTTTGGAGTACCGAGTGGACAGTGTCTCGACAGAGCAATCGAATCGGTTACGGGCTTGTTGGTCCCGTGTTGGACCTTGGTAAGAACGTAGAACTGCTGTCGTACGCATTCTTGCCTGGCTTAATGCAGCTACCTCCGAACGGGCAGCCTATTGTGATGCTCGCGGATGCTCAAACCTCTGGCGGGTACCCACGCCTTGGAACTGTTATTGAATCCGACCTGCGATTGCTCGCCCATTCTGCGGCTGGCACGCAGGTCCGCCTGGTCGAATGTAGCGTGGAGGAAGCCGCTGCTGCTGAGTCCGCTGATGCAAATTATCTCACGGCGGTGAAGCGTATGAGGGAGGTGATATGCCGATGA
- the pxpB gene encoding 5-oxoprolinase subunit PxpB, with amino-acid sequence MKNLQFHRMGTRAVLIECQQAQASVEVQQICWGLDLLSQELAGLTESVPGMNNLLLIFDSLQARENAFPRLPELWHLASDQNQQRESRCIKIGVHYGGDRGADLSELARHAGLSINQFVERHARSQYTVFCLGAHPGFAYLGGLESALHAPRRSAPRQRVEAGSVAIGGSQTGVIAATMPSGWNLIGSTEQVFFDHRLDPPALLAPGDRVQFEILEVSA; translated from the coding sequence ATGAAAAATCTGCAGTTTCACCGAATGGGTACCCGTGCCGTCCTTATTGAGTGTCAGCAGGCACAGGCTTCTGTGGAGGTGCAGCAGATCTGCTGGGGCCTAGATCTCCTCAGCCAGGAATTGGCCGGCCTCACTGAAAGCGTGCCGGGAATGAATAACCTTTTACTCATCTTCGATTCGCTACAGGCTCGCGAAAATGCTTTCCCTCGGCTGCCTGAGCTATGGCACTTGGCGAGCGATCAAAACCAGCAACGCGAGAGTCGGTGCATCAAGATCGGTGTTCATTATGGGGGAGACCGCGGTGCAGATCTGAGTGAACTTGCCCGCCACGCCGGGTTGTCTATCAACCAATTCGTTGAGCGCCACGCGCGTTCCCAGTACACGGTGTTTTGTTTGGGCGCCCACCCAGGCTTTGCTTACTTGGGAGGGCTGGAATCAGCGCTTCATGCTCCACGGCGTAGCGCTCCCCGCCAACGAGTCGAGGCTGGAAGTGTCGCTATTGGTGGGAGTCAAACCGGTGTTATAGCTGCAACCATGCCCAGTGGTTGGAACTTGATCGGGTCCACCGAACAAGTCTTTTTTGATCATCGTTTGGATCCGCCAGCTCTGCTCGCGCCCGGTGATAGGGTCCAGTTTGAAATTTTGGAGGTGTCAGCATGA